A window of Salvia hispanica cultivar TCC Black 2014 unplaced genomic scaffold, UniMelb_Shisp_WGS_1.0 HiC_scaffold_133, whole genome shotgun sequence contains these coding sequences:
- the LOC125198269 gene encoding uncharacterized protein LOC125198269 — protein sequence MVKPFFHFLPGSVVCFAAHHFSVKAQQEWAAAKGLNAKAAKEILDLRNCKNDPWTLDLHGLHAAEAVKALHEHLMSVETLLSPHCLEAQQVMVKESSVSVAASAQSSGQLEMEKFGRRHPTSRQRITLLQVITGKGNHSRGSAALPSAVRNFLSEKGYSFDETRPGVIMVRPKFRLR from the exons ATGGTTAAAccctttttccattttctgcCTGGTTCTGTTGTGTGTTTTG CCGCTCACCATTTCTCAGTTAAAGCTCAACAAGAATGGGCTGCTGCTAAAGGGCTCAATGCTAAGGCAGCCAAAGAAATTCTGGATTTGAGGAATTGTAAAAATGATCCATGGACATTAGATTTACATGGTCTTCATGCAGCAGAAGCAGTTAAAGCATTGCATGAACATTTAATGAGTGTTGAAACCCTACTATCACCGCACTGTTTAGAAGCACAGCAAGTAATGGTAAAGGAATCCAGCGTGTCAGTTGCTGCATCTGCACAATCATCTGGTCAGCTTGAGATGGAGAAGTTCGGGAGACGGCACCCAACTTCTAGGCAGAGGATTACATTGTTACAAGTTATAACAG GAAAGGGTAATCATAGCCGGGGATCAGCTGCACTCCCATCAGCTGTCAGAAACTTTCTCAGTGAGAAAGG GTATAGTTTCGATGAGACTAGACCTGGGGTTATAATGGTACGACCCAAGTTTCGGTTGCGATGA